The following is a genomic window from Candidatus Nezhaarchaeota archaeon.
TAGTCGCAGGGGTGTTCGCATGCATGAAAGCTCTTAATCGCGCATCGTGACCGAGGAGAGCTGAAGGTTTCGAGAATCGCCCGAACAACTCTTTAACCTAGTGAGCTGGATCCATCTCTAGCTCATTTACGAAGCACCACTCCGTAGGGATCTAAACTCCTCAAGATCTTAAGCTCCTCATTCGTTGGCTCGAGCGTTACCTCAACCTCATCCGGGATCCTTATCGGGAAGCCGCTGTTCTCATTTATCTCCTCTAAGGTCACGCCAGGATGTATGGATAGAAGCGTCATCCTCTTCTCCTCATCAAAGCCGTAAACTCCTAATTGAGTAACGACTCTCCAAGGACCGGTGTTACGCGGTAGCCCCACCCTCTCCCTCGCCATGGGTCCCGTCAGGTAACCTGGCGTCGTTATGAAGTCGACTCTACGGACAAATCTCTTCCTATCCTGCCTCATTATGATGATGGTCCTCCAGCATAAGGAGCCAAAGTCATTAGCTCCACCACTGCCAGGTAGCCTAACCTTCGGCTTGTCGTAGGGCCCTATGACCGTCGTGTTTATGTTCCCATACATGTCTATCTGTGCTGCTCCGAGGAAGGCGAACTCACCATAACCAGCTTGAATGAACGACATAACATAGTCCATGCTAGCTGCCATGATAGCCCTGTGTGTTGTCATGGAGTCCCCAACGGATAGTGGTATGGTTGGGGGAGTCTCAGGACACATTCCTCCTGCTTCATAGATTATTGCTATCCTTGGAGCGTGAGTAGCCTTGGCTAGCAGTGCTGCGAGTATGGGGATCCCTGTGCCGGTGAACACGGTCTTCCCATCTTCTATTAGTCTTGAGGCAGCGATTATCATCATCTCCGTTCCCGTGTACTTAAGCTTGGACATGTCCGATCCCTCATAGCTCTATCCATGGATACGTGAAGTTGGCCCTTCCTTCTTCGAGCTCTCTTAGGTATCGTAGCTTCTCCATCCCCCCTATTAGCTGTAGGTAGTGATTGAAGTCTTTAACGCCATAAACGTACTTGTCGAAGTACTCTCTCGTTCCCTCCTCCGTTCGCGTCATCCTCAAGTACTCGGCTATGTGCTCTTCATCGAAGTAGTAGCGACCAGGCATATTGCATGGATGGCACCCATAAGGTACCTCGACAACTGCGTCCACGTGGAAGTATGGTATGCACGTTCGCCATGGCTCCTCCCTTATCCTCTCCGTTGAGACGATCTCCTCAGTGGTTATTATTAACCTCTTAGCAGCTCTAGCAAGCTCAAAATCCATGACCAATGAGCCGTCTATCTGGCAGTTCCCATACTTATCGCAACGATGGACATGTATTATTGCTACGTCGGGGAAGCATGCCGGGATCAGGCATATAGGCTTACCAGTAAAGGGATCCTTCACAATCTTAGCTGCGCTGTATTTGAAGGTGTCAGTGCCCATCATAACGCGTGCTGGAATCCAGGGCAAGCCTGACGCTGCAGCCTTAAACCTCCACTGAAAGGCTGCGTTACTCCACTCCGCAATAACCTTTACCCTACCACTCTCTACAGCCCTCCTTGATGCTGGGGATAGGCCTCGTAGCTCATGCCCAAAGGAGTAGGCTACCTCAACTTCACTTACGCATCCAGCAGCTATCAGGACGTCGAGGTCGTGAACCGCCGTCTTCCCAGCGACCACCAGGTCTCTCTTCCTCTGCCGAATGATCTCATAAATCGCTGCCATTGGCACCCTTACGTGCCCAAACCCTCCTATCGCGATGTAGCAGCCATCGTGGACAAATTTCGATACGGCCTCGCTGAGATCCATGATCTTTTCTTCCATGCTTAAGTTCTTGTTCCTCCGGACCCAATCACGGAGGTCGTCAGGATCCATCCATGCCAGTAGCTTTCCCTTCCCCTCTTCAAGTACCTCCACCATCCTCCCCAATTTAAGTTCATGGGGGTTGGGGTACAGCAATATATGCGTTTCGTCTATACGATGTGTTGTCTCTTTAACAGCTCACCCTCCATCACCGCAATCTGAAGAGTTCTGAAAGCAGACTGCGGCTTGGCGATCATGTCCTCTTAGCGCTCTAGCTTTTTGTTGAGTAGAAAAGATCTTGCAGGCATCTTCTAACGATCGATTTTGTTGCAGTCAGAACTTCACGCGGTCCTTCCCCTTTAGCCCCAGAATCTCTCGAGCATCGTCGGGCGTAGCTATTGTCCTCCAACCGAGTATGTCCTCAACAATCCTGACCATCTTCTTCACGAGCTCAGCATTGCTCCTTGCCAACTCCCCCTTCCCCAAGAACAGGTTATCCTCTAAACCTACTCGAACGTGCCCACCCATCATCGCGGCTAAGGTGCACATCGGGAACTGCCATCTTCCAGCAGCTGCCACCGACCAAGTGTAGTTGCTTGGTCCAAATAGAGCATCAGCAGTCTGCTTCATGTATAGGAGGCTGTCTGAGGTTGCCCCTATCCCTCCCTTTACCCCTAAGACGAACTGTACGTGGATTGGCATCTTAACTACACCGTCCTGCCATAGGTAGTAGGCGTTCCATATGTGACCCACATCATAACACTCAAGTTCAGGTTTTGTCCCATGTCTATACATTGTCTGGATGAAGGTCTCTATGTCCTTGAAGGTGTTCTTGAAGACGAAGTCGTAGCTGAGCTCTATGAACTGATGCTCCCATGGATACTTAAACTTCTTACGTAATTCTTCCCACGTCCTCTTTGGGTATGGAGAGAAGTTCATTGAGCCCATGTTCAGTGAGCACATTTCAGGCTCGAACTCTGGTACTACGCTGACCCTCTCCTCAGCAGTCATACCGATCCCTCCGCCAGTGGTGACACATATGACGACATCGCTTCTCTCCTTTATCTTCGTGAGGATCTCACGGAATATCTTAAGGTCAGAAGTAGGCCTTCCATCTCTTGGATCTCTAGCATGTATGTGAACTATGGCGGCTCCAGCCTCAGCTGCCTTAATCGCTTCATCAGCTATCTGGTCTGGCGTAATCGGCAAGTATGGTGACATGCTCGGTGTGTGTATTGACCCCGTTATGGCGCATGTAATTATTAGCTTATCAGCCTTCAAGTCAATACACCTTCCTAGATTAGATGGTCGCTTAAAGCTTTGGGATGACGTCTAATAAACCTTCACTCATTCGCGGCGGAGACTTAGACATTATCTACGAGCTCATGCAGTGATGATGCAGAGGGGGTCAGTGAGAGAGGTGTCCCACGTAGAGTTATTGAGCTCCTCAGCCTGATTATGATGTCGTATAGTTTTTCCCATGGCTTGATCCTTCTATAGCTTAGAGGGGGTCTAAAGCTGGGGATGCATCTTCTAAGTTCGTCAAGAGTGATCTTAATAGGGTACTCAAGGGGGGCTAGCACCTCGATTGCCATTGGCCCTCTTCTATCAATAACGTAGCGCCAATCCTCATCGCTAACCCCAGGGTCGGTATAATCGCTTATAAACCTCTTGATCTCATTTAGCCCGAAGGCTATACGCCCAACCTTAAACTCACCGTAAATAGCCTTAATGGGGCTGCTTAGGTATAGGACTGCAATGTCCCCGCTAGCGATATCACAAACAAATCCTCTAAGTTCAACCTTCTTAACACCTCTCAATATCTCAAAACCGTACTTGGGTTTAATGCTCATTAGCAGGATCCTCTCACCATTAACCCTCATAACCTAATGCCTCCACGTCTGTAGAGTAGGGGTAAGTGTGCGGTATGCAAAATTGAATATCAAGTTTTAAGAGAGGACAATTAATGTATCTGTTAGTCGTAGGCGCAGGATAATTAGGGTAGTCGAGCTAAAGTTTAGCGTGTAAGTCTTATGATTGGTGGGAGGGCTCTTACGAGTGTTAGGAACCACATAGCTCTGCTAGTCCCAGCGCTTCAAGCGTAGCTCTTGTCGGTATACCGGTCTTAACGTCCCATCCTCTTAATTCATAATACCTATCCAGCATCTTATCAAGAAGGTCCTTGGTTAATACCTTACCACTCGTTGGACCTATCGTGTGGGATTGCTCCATTAACCTCTTGGGGAGGTAGTCATCCTTCCTTGTTATGCCCTCACGCACATTGAACATCCTCGTTAAGTTTATTATCCTCTCACCAACGAGTAGGAACTTCCTCTCATCAAAGTCTATCCCAACGACCGACGATAGCAAGGAGGCGCAGAAGGATGGTGAAAGTAATGTGAATTGAGAAGCGAAGAGGCAGTGGATGAGAGTGTCCTTAGCGGCCGTAAATTCCTCGCCCTGTTTAAGGGCTTCAGGCTTACCGTCGATTGAGAACCTATCAAGTTTTCCTACGATGTCTAAGTCTAGTACTGGTGAGTGTGTGTGACATGCTCCTCTATCGCTTAAACAGACTGAGAGGGCATGACCCCAGAAGGCTCTAGGCTCCCACGCTGGCATCTCGAGACCCTTAACGTGATCGGCATAATACTCTGAGCCTTTACCTATAATCCCTGAGGCCCTTCTTACCCCTTCAGCTAAGATCGAGCCGAGACCCTCCCTCTTAGCTATCTTCTTAACCATGTCTATCATCGCCTCGTAGTTGCCGAATTTAAGTTCTAAGCCATCAGTATCAGCCTTAGAGATGATGCCCCTCTCGTAGAGCTCCATGGCGAAGCCAATCACAACACCTGTTGATATGGTGTCCATCCCAAGCTCATCACAGAGATGAGATGTGTAGGCTAAGGGCTCCAAATCTCCCACG
Proteins encoded in this region:
- a CDS encoding DNA-binding protein — protein: MRVNGERILLMSIKPKYGFEILRGVKKVELRGFVCDIASGDIAVLYLSSPIKAIYGEFKVGRIAFGLNEIKRFISDYTDPGVSDEDWRYVIDRRGPMAIEVLAPLEYPIKITLDELRRCIPSFRPPLSYRRIKPWEKLYDIIIRLRSSITLRGTPLSLTPSASSLHELVDNV
- a CDS encoding 3-oxoacid CoA-transferase, which codes for MSKLKYTGTEMMIIAASRLIEDGKTVFTGTGIPILAALLAKATHAPRIAIIYEAGGMCPETPPTIPLSVGDSMTTHRAIMAASMDYVMSFIQAGYGEFAFLGAAQIDMYGNINTTVIGPYDKPKVRLPGSGGANDFGSLCWRTIIIMRQDRKRFVRRVDFITTPGYLTGPMARERVGLPRNTGPWRVVTQLGVYGFDEEKRMTLLSIHPGVTLEEINENSGFPIRIPDEVEVTLEPTNEELKILRSLDPYGVVLRK
- a CDS encoding 3-keto-5-aminohexanoate cleavage protein gives rise to the protein MKADKLIITCAITGSIHTPSMSPYLPITPDQIADEAIKAAEAGAAIVHIHARDPRDGRPTSDLKIFREILTKIKERSDVVICVTTGGGIGMTAEERVSVVPEFEPEMCSLNMGSMNFSPYPKRTWEELRKKFKYPWEHQFIELSYDFVFKNTFKDIETFIQTMYRHGTKPELECYDVGHIWNAYYLWQDGVVKMPIHVQFVLGVKGGIGATSDSLLYMKQTADALFGPSNYTWSVAAAGRWQFPMCTLAAMMGGHVRVGLEDNLFLGKGELARSNAELVKKMVRIVEDILGWRTIATPDDAREILGLKGKDRVKF
- a CDS encoding CoA transferase subunit A, which translates into the protein MVEVLEEGKGKLLAWMDPDDLRDWVRRNKNLSMEEKIMDLSEAVSKFVHDGCYIAIGGFGHVRVPMAAIYEIIRQRKRDLVVAGKTAVHDLDVLIAAGCVSEVEVAYSFGHELRGLSPASRRAVESGRVKVIAEWSNAAFQWRFKAAASGLPWIPARVMMGTDTFKYSAAKIVKDPFTGKPICLIPACFPDVAIIHVHRCDKYGNCQIDGSLVMDFELARAAKRLIITTEEIVSTERIREEPWRTCIPYFHVDAVVEVPYGCHPCNMPGRYYFDEEHIAEYLRMTRTEEGTREYFDKYVYGVKDFNHYLQLIGGMEKLRYLRELEEGRANFTYPWIEL